The genomic DNA ACATTTCAGGAGACATTGTGgccatgtatatttttgtaataatgttattgttgttaaGTTAGCCAATATCAGTCATGTAATGTCAATACAATGCAAGTATTGCTTATTTTAAATAACACCAAGTGATGCTTAAGATAAggttttttcaataatttttttaaaactttaaaattaatatcagtGTATTGCAACTTATTTTGTTAAGAAATAAATTTTCGAAAATGAATATTGTATTGCttgtatttctgttttgtgGGTTTGTGATCATTATTAACCTCCAATGGGCGACACTCAAGAGAGTTAAATCACAATTGGTTCCCTCCATCTGTCTTTCTATGCATGCACTGTCATTTCTCAGTCTTTGCACAAAGGTAACACATTATATGGGACAGATGCAGATCAATTAATTTCATGACAAAGTAGTGGCCatctgataaaataaataaataaaactcacATCTGGGCTCTCAGAAAACTGTTGTTGCCACTCTTGATTCTCTTATGCAAACTCACTGGAGACATGTGCCCACAAATATTTTAGTCGTAATTAAAGTAAGTGTACATATGTTTTAGGGGACAGGGAACTCGATGATCACATGACCCTATTGATTCAAGCTGAAGGTCATAGTGGAAATTCAAGGCCATTATAATTTGTTTTGCACTTTCTTGAAACTTCcctgaaacatttttgaatactGAAATATGACTGGTAAAGCTGAAAATCAGTCTGTAAAAAgccaaatgtacatacatttagaGAAATGTGAAAACAGCATTCATTTTGCatatgaagttgttttgtagcaataatctgttaccaagacaactgatGTCAATATTCCAAATTACACCAaaatattagtacatgtatactggatATTTGAGAATCCAAAAGTGATACAAGCATGGCAAAATGTTTTGAGTGCAAGTACCTGTGTATATGACTTATAAAACTAGTTGCCagaatgttttgatatttggtttGGATTGTACAGGGTATTGTACTGAGTGTGTACAGACTGGAGAAATCATGTTTAGGTGATCCACTTGTTTGTTCTGGTTCTCAATACCCaaccaacccaaattttcagttcccacatcaaaataaaagaaaatacttttgttttcacCCGTCCTTAATATTTTGCGGAACAGCAAGAATAAACAAGAATCTTGACTGTTGATGCCATTGACATGTACATGGGGGTGGTGGCAACATTTGTTCACAAAGAGCATTTCCTTCATGGTGGACAGTATGAAAGCAGGGGGCTGAAATTGGGAatgggcttgttaccaggaatcccaTAAAAgtaagatagagaggaggaaaaagGGAGCGTGAGAAACAtgaaaaagacaattttttattctttatcttttttaaaaattgacttACCGACCCATAGTTGGCATGAAAAAGTTATGAAACACCAAAAAATAGGGCCACACATATCAAAAAGAGTGATTTACCATGAAACCAGCCAATGCAAGGTCATCCAGGATGATATTACATCACTCAAGTCAAGGTGTACACACACCTCGAGTCATGTAAGGTACAATACAAAACTATAGTGCCATAGCCTGACTGGTGAAATGTATGTTGGTTGTTGGCGAggattttatttatgtttttctaGTTTGGGAATGTTCATACCTATACAAATGTACTCATGATGATCTGATAATACTGAAGCacttaaaattttaaaaatgtgatattttgtcaaaaaagttaaatttgagGAGTACTGGGCAAATTAATCTTAAACTTGACGGAAAATTTTGTAGGTGTGTCCAGGTGAAGAATCATTCAAGCCAATATCACCTTAAAAGCCTAAAATGGTATTTCTTGTCAAGAGGCTAAAACTACATAACTAAATGCGTAATTACATTAAAATTTTGTCAGAATGTTAGGGAGCAATCTAGATGAAGAAAACTGTTGATGAAAAGATTacaaaattgtttatatacTATTTCTGAGatcttataaaaaaaaatgtgcaactTCAAAACTACCTGgcagatatacatattcaatTGAACATCCTGTTCTGATAataacttgaatttcaatatcagttATACACAATGTcattgacactattttttttaaattgttgtttCCTATTTGCCCCAAgtgtgtacatttgaaattaaagaGTGGCCATTTTCACTAGCATTTGTCACAGAATCATACTGATAAATTCAAATTAGTTAATTAGTGTGgcttttatttatacattaatatatactacaatcaaaacataaggacattataaccgctctctacatatacctggatgatacatgtagtcaatagacacacactagaactactgtatattttaatatttatatttcatagatcattattaactttattttgtttaaataccaaattagaaatgtaaaattttctaaacggctaaaataaagtgttatcttatcttatcttatctatggtatttgttgatattttgcaGTCTTGTTGTGTTAAGAAATAAACTTCCagatccactatacatgtaattatccTTTAATGACTTTCTATTCCTTTTCCAAAACTTACTCCATGGGTCTGaaaagtaaaagaaaatttATTGACATCAATATCACATGAATGGATACAATAGAAGAAAGTATATCACAACTATTTTGTAGAGTATACAGATATATGGGTAGTAATACACCCTCTGTTTCTGTAATTGGTATAAAAGACATATACTAGTAATCTCAGTTACACTGTAATGGTTGGTTGCCATGATGGTGTTTTTTTGGCGTAGTGTAGTTCGTAATACTATACAGTATCTGTATAGTACCTGCTACGACTCACCATAGAGAGTTGTTAGGGTTAGAAACAACatttggcatccagactaggttTGGCAATACTTAGTTAGGGATCAGAGGGTTGCTTTAGTATAGATCAAGTCCTAATGATTACAACTTGTCCTGGCAAATACCGCTAACCTGAACTGAACAAGTACACTacgtaatatttgtaaacaaaaacaagtacATGTGCAAAGATATTAAGATGGGACTCGGGAGTATCGTATGCACAACTACTTTCCGTGATGACACCTCGATCGAAACGAAAGACTTGGACCATGTGCACGAATGTATTCACCAAGTAACAACCGATCTTATGAAAGCTAATGTAAGAAATCAACTCGCCTGATATATTTACCTTTCCATGAAGTTCAACTATGCTTGCTCGCTCGTCGATGTGAGTAGAGAAACCACCAACGAGCGGACTGTCATCAACAGATTCGAACTTGCTGCTGTTAAAAaataatggtccatgacaacagtaaTTCATGgagcaaattggatactctggcaaaaataaaaagcgagcatgcaaatccatgcaattcaagtgaaaagtaatcacaatggcatgatttcaacctgccaatgacggttttatgtgatttgccgaactcgcattcgtacccattcggaagacttcgaatctgatgatgaacgtgtgaagccatCATCATATTGAGATTGAGCTTAggggtcaacttttgaaagtgaatatgaatatgaatatgatggtagcttcacactcgtgaTGTTATCCAGTGCATGAACTATGTAGAGATACTCCTGGCAAAGGTCATTCAATGAATTTCCATAATTTGTTTTATCTGTTTGTAGAAATCCACCAGGTTTTGCCTTTTTAGTGTATAAATACAAAGAGGATGCTGACAGAGCTGCACGTGCCTTGGATGGaaggtatgtatatatatatagcatatatTATACCATGATGTGAAAGCCAAGTTGTATATgttcaaactaaaaaaaatatatacatcattgGTTCTATCGACAGTGTTGAAAATTTGAGTCAACATGTTCAAAATCATCATTGATTTCACTGGTCAGGATTGTTCATAAATTGTGCTTATAGAGGTCTAGGTATATTAGCCTTGCACCAAGGGTATTAGTCACAGTACAACTTTTGTATTCAGGTAATTTTAAATTCAGCATAGCTTTCTATGCTGAAAAGATTGAAAGTCTTGGCTATTCTGTAAACAACATTTTCAAGCCAGTAGCAATCAACCAAGCATTAGGTCTCTGAGTTTGACATCTTTTTAGTATCATATGTTTGTGAATTAAGATGGGGTATGTATACAAATTGATGATGAACCCTTTCCTTACAGAACTGTGTGTGGGAGGCGTGTACGAGTAGAACATGCTAGACCCATGCCACCTCGTGGTAGCAGAAGACCGCCCCCACCACGTCGTTGGGATCCCAGCATGAAATGTTACACATGTGGAGAGCGTGGGCACTTTGCTCGCGACTGTGACCGAGATCATTATCGTAGTAGTAGACGTAGTAGTCGTTACAGCAGGTGAGTCAAATATGAAGGAATTCAACACTCCAgcatgaactttgaactttgccTGTCAGCTGTTGAGTAGTATAGTACAACAGTGGCATATCAACTATCGCCAAACAaacatagacacaaactacaactattattgtgacatgttgatattagGTATCAATTGATGTTGATGTAACTATACTCACAGTAGGCTGGTGTCTCTGATAGTGGGCATGACATTCATCTCCACATTttagtgtttacactatcttgattacagggtgaatGAATATATCTGGCATCTGCATAACCAGGGTATCGCTATTACCCATTTTGGTAATGTATCACATACAACAACAGTAGTTTGAGTtggtgtctatcttagtttgtgaATAACATGTTTTGCATAGTAATGCAATCATTGATCAGTaagaaaatgtattgttttatttagaGATAGAATTTTATCTTAAAAGTGTTTGCACATGGTTGTAAAATCCACAGTTACCCTGAGATGTGACAGCCACATTTAAAATGCAATCAGATCAtggaatgtacatgttattttgaTAACTACAATAATTATTGCAGTGTGTGTTCAAACTTGGTATATAACCACCATAAATAATCTATTTTGAATTTGAGATAGTCTTTCATCTTTTTCATTTGATAACTAGGCTTTCAATAACTTGGAATTTAGGAACAAttatgttctattttgacttGTAATGGTCAAGTAGATGATATTGATTTATGGAATATCATATGAATACTTGACAAACGACAATTACTAgtggaaaatgaaaattgtacACTGTCAAACTCCCAAGTCGATGTTTGTTTAAATGGATAAATGTAAATAGCCAAGtataaaaaacaacatgaaatatgaaaaatattgcCCTCTTTAAATTTTGCAGTATGGATTATGTCTATTTGTTTACCTATATTttaatgggttttttttttcatttttacgaCTTGGAACAATACAGATGTACTAAAGATGAGAAcagagacaaaaaaaaacacattttgtagACAAAGGTAGAAGTTAGAAGAGGGACACACATGCTATAGTATTACATAGAATGGCTTTGAATAAAGAAATGGTTCTGTAAAAGTTTACAAGCTATGAATTCAAACTAAATCAATTAAATATGCAAAGATATATACCAAATATAATTCATAGACAAAATACTATTATAATCAACAACATAGattatatgaataaaatattcctCTTTCTCCTAACTCGTACTTAGTTATGTATaactataaacaaataaataatctttGATATCTAAATAGTGCAGAAAGTTAATATGAAATTCTAAACTTCTATGGTTGAATGTAACAATTTAATGGTAGTCATAAttaatgtgtgtgtttgtaacctataaatgtatataccaTATTTGAATTCCACTGTAATAATTAAACCTAACATGTTCAGCtcttgtacaatgtatgtctttCATGGAcgtcttctttcttttttccatgttattaattttttttcttcattttttgtgCAATGACTTGCTTGTTATTCAGGGTGTACAGGATAAGTTATAAACCAAACGATACCCACCAAAAACATACTGGCCATACATTCGAAAGCCACAGCCTTGTACTAGCATACTCAGCACCAATTTGAGAAATGCAACATGAGATCGAACCAAGCATGTCTTGTATAACCAAACGACAACTGATAATGAAAGCAGTTGGCTCCAACTTACCAATCCCATGCGGGAGTGGCCATACTCACTTAATTCAATGTGAAGAGAGAGCGAGACCCAAACCCAGTTAAAGCTAAAACTCATAGTGCAACTACATGTTACAAAGCGTGCAACTACCAAAATTAAGTCACTGTACACCATGTCACTACACATTCTTCTCCTCCAGTGTTGTACACCATATAAGCTACTGCGTTTACTACTTTTGACTGCACTATGCATTAAAACTTGTGTACCAGGAGTAGGTAAATAACCAACAAACCTTTGTCTTTTTCTACTTTTAAAAAGGTACAGGTATTCTACTTGTTCATTCAAACTATGGCAGACCAATCATGTCattactttcattttaaaaaattgacaaattatgCCGTTACTCAGAGTCTTGTCTCCAAAAAACTATGGCAAACCATGTCAATGATACTCCTGTTTCCAAGTCATAGGATACTCCGAAGGGACatatttccctgaaaatcaaagtttctCATTTCTCTCAAAACTTCCCATGAAAGCTTGTCTCAGGTCTggttgaaataataaaagaaatttgggttTTGTGGTCTTGTTTTCATGGCAATTGACAATCTTTATGATGTTCCCATAGAATTCTAgagtatttggcagccatattggattctaaaatgactaaattttgatatcattttgaccacattttaaaaaaatttgtgtgaGAGCCCCAGATTATTTTATCTTAAAAAAAGTAACAGTATAAGTTGAAAGAATTATTTCCAAGGCACAGTCTGCAGTAACAGCATCAACAATTTTGTAATGCAAATACAGGCATATATCTTTACAGTAAAAAATGAAGTCAGACCAAACTACTTGCAACCATTTTCATTGAAACTTCAATTTTCATACAAGAATTATCCTATACTTTGAACTCATTGAGTCTTTCATTTGGTTAAACCTgccaaataaaatgaataattggTAACAACTGAGTAACTGCTGAAATGACATTGTGTCGTAGTTTGAATGGACTAGTAATCATTCATCACCAGTGCTGTCCATGTACTACTACTATATGGATGTGTTGAACACATGCTAGTCATTTATGGTCTCCGTAATTCCtttttttgtcatgtacatgtatttataccgtggtggggggggggggggtgttatagATTGATACTGTGGAGGGAATGTGTTATAAATTGATaccgtggggggggggggggggtcttattATAGATTGATACCGTGGGAGAATGTGTTATAGGTTGATACCGTGGGGGAATACCCCATATTTTTATTTGAGAACTTAGTTCTAATCTATAATCTAAGGTGCAGAATAGTTCGATTCATTGATTGATGGGGGTTTGATGTGATTGGGTGCAAGGTTCTATTGAGGTACATGATATTAATAGTTATATAATTCTTCTCATTCTCAAACACATGGTGTTATACAGAgatgtacatatagtacattatacatatgaaTGTCAAATGGCTTGACAGCTACTATTTACATGTGGACCTATATTATTTCTAAAATCATGTACAGTAAACAGAACCTTGCATTGTGACATTGAAATGTTATTTGTACGATATGAGAGAATCAGTGAGTCTCGTACATGTGTTCAGAACTGGTAGGTACTTAAGAGGTAGTACAGATGTACAGACTTTTTATGTAAAGTAAGAATATATCATGTTACAGCTTACCCCCGGCATTATTTGATGTTGTTTTCTTTCACCcttttgtattttagtttatttGGACTGTCAATCATAAATACAGACTTTGGTACAGCTACTTAAAAAGCAAGCCACATAACAATATACTAGTCTTGTAAAATGTATAACAAGAACCCATGGACTGTAGTTGAGGTCCCTTTGCCAGTTCCAAATTAGGGGGTCCGTCTGCCAGACCTAGTTTAGTCTATGAACTAAAGTTACAGATTGTAGTAAATCTATATTTGTATACTCAAGGATTCATTGTTGGCTTACAAATTGGTCCATTCAGGCTATGAATGACAAACTTTATTGGAATATTCAAGgctcaaaattaaaattaaattccaGCCCTGATATTGTGGAACTCGTCAATACACTCTTTTATTACTTGCATGAAGATAATTATGTGACACAGAATAGCATGTATTGTAAACAAAAAGGGTAATAATATCCAAGATATCAGGAAATAGTAAGTATTTGAAGTGATTGTCAATCATAGATGTCAGTTCAGGTAATACAGTCGCTGTGGAGATACCAATACATATCTCTAGCTTGTAAACAAATTTGATTTGAACTCATATGACCAGTGGTTatgtattactagtattactTTATGATAGGTGTGTATGGTATAAGCAGTATTACATGATATGGTTTTAATATGATTACTGACAGTTATATCTATCTTTCTCTGACACACAGGAGCAGATCCCGATCACCAATCAGAAGCAGGTCCCGATCTCGTTCCCACTCCAGAAGTGCAGGTGGTTACAGTAGAAGTAGAAGTCGTTCATACTCACCGGGAAGAAGATAAAAGGTTTGTACTGAAATAAACTTATCtgagacaacaaacaaacaaacaaacaacaaacccaagatttatgaatgaaaattgACACTGattaaaacatttgtatttcattcatttattccttcatccacccacccaaccattcacccattcatttattcattcattccttcatccatccatccatccacccacccacccatttATTCcttcatccacccacccaccaattcatttattcattcattcatacatcaTTCATTCCTTCTtccattcattgattcatttgtttgtttgttcgttcatttgttcattcatcCCTCCACCCATCCATGCATTTATTCATTCCTTCAtctacccacccatccatccatccatccacccacccatgcAGTCATTtacagtcattcattcatttattctatGATGTTTTCTTTTAATCATCAGATATTGGAAATCATCATACCATGCCAATGAAGATTCAGCTCACTGCTGTCTGCATTCAAGTTACAATTGTCTATCTTGGACTTAGCTGTGAGCAGCTGACTTTGTCAACATACAACAGAGATAGGAATTTTAACATGATACAATATGTACTATAACTGAATTCTATTTTGTGCTGTATATTCAGTCAACACTAACTTTCAAATGAATGTTCTATAAAGAGTTAAAACTGATCAGTTCTTATATTTTGTCAAAGCTCCAGTAACTCTAActtgttgttatttttcattaGTTTTGTCTCATTGCTATATAACACAGAACTTTGATATTCACAGGTCGCTAACACATACTGACATAGTAGTAATTACTTCTTGTATCAAAACCAATGGTTGTAAATACTTACAAGGGCTGTTTTGTCTTATCAGattgacaggctttgtcaaaccgTCCATTTGCTGAAGGCAAAACATTACTTGTATGTATTAattagaacccttggttggGATGCAAGAACTAATTATTGTTTTACATGAAATAGTCCAATCCATCTGTTCAGCAGAGTCACCTGTCTAATTATTATTGTTGGTACTACGTATGTACATTGGATTGATGCCCATATGTAAACAAGTCTTGATTCAGGTACAGATGTTAGATCTTGTCTATCAACAAACTGGGATACTGTAAGTTTTGATCACTAGAGGGCGATCATAGTATTACACACTACAGCTAAGCGATTATATATTCCCCAGTATTTTgactttgttcagccaaggaaaatatgagtgacctaaggggcattgtcactatgagtttgctagacaagtagtgatgaaacccttaggtcatgagtatttttcagctgaatggAGTAAAAttttggagaataatataattatacctcttcAAACATAATCTATGGAAAATGAGGAAAAATCATGGTGAATTATTTGACTCATTTGGaacaccacagaaccagtgtGACATGGACATGGGTTGTTATGATGGAGGACAACCAGGGTATAGTatccatattttgtgttcaaaggtaaaaacttggcttgtgcatatGACAGGTCTTGAACTAGTTCATATTCATGGCTTCTAGATTCATACTTACAAATTAAAGTTTCTACTGACAAAGTCAAACATTTCTGTCAAATGAAATCTAAATTTTGTCAGCATCATTACCCAAGGGATGTCCTACTAAAAGAATGAAGAATAGGGTACTGGGGTTTTATATTATTAGTAATAGTAGGACTATATACTTCATACTTCAAAaatctgttgttgttttcagtttatttaaAACCTGAGAAATGTTCTGAGAAATGGAAGTACAAGTCTTACAATTCTTTTGAATTCACATTTGTTAGTTAGTTTATATCTTCTTAACTCTTAATTAGTCACTGATATTTATTCGTGATCTTGCTctgatatttgttttgttttattcatcTGTACTCATTTCATTATctggaaaaaaaaacttgttaaTCATTCTTATGAAATACAACTATAATCTTGAGGATATGACATTTCATGCCACCTTATCAGCTACCACTGTTGTACAGAAAGGAAGTATTCAACATCTAGTCACTAGTACAAGATTCAACATCCAGTCACTAGTACAAGATTCAACATCTAGTCACTAGTACAAGATTCAACATCCAGTCACTAGTACAAGATTCAACATCTAGTCACTAGTACAAGATTCAACATCTAGTCACTAGTACAAGATTCAACATCTAGTCACTAGTACAAGATTCAACATCTAGTCACTAGTACAAGATTCAACATCTAGTCACTAGTACAAGATTCAACATCTAGTCACTAGTACAAGATTCAACATCCAGTCACTAGTACAAGATTCAACATCTAGTCACTAGTACAAGATTCAACATCCAGTCACTAGTACAAGATTCAACATCTAGTCACTAGTACAAGGCGATGGAAAAGATTCAACATCTAGTCACTAGTACAAGATTCAACATCTAGTCACTAGTACAAGATTCAACATCTAGTCACTAGTACAAGATTCAACATCCAGTCACTAGTACAAGATTCAACATCTAGTCACTAGTACAAGATTCAACATCTAGTCACTAGTACAAGATTCAACATCCAGTCACTAGTACAAGATTCAACATCTAGTCACTAGTACAAGATTCAACATCTAGTCACTAGTACAAGATTCAACATCCAGTCACTAGTACAAGGCGATGGAAAAGATTCAACATCTAGTCACTAGTACAAGATTCAACATCCAGTCACTAGTACAAGATTCAACATCTAGTCACTAGTACAAGATTCAACATCCAGTCACTAGTACAAGATTCAACATCTAGTCACTAGTACAAGATTCAACATCTAGTCACTAGTACAAGATTCAACATCCAGTCACTAGTACAAGGCGATGGAAAAGATTCAACATCTAGTCACTAGTACAAGATTCAACATCTAGTCACTAGTACAAGATTCAACATCTAGTCACTAGTACAAGATTCAACATCCAGTCACTAGTACAAGGCGATGGAAAAGATTCAACATCTAGTCACTAGTACAAGATTCAACATCCAGTCACTAGTACAAGATTCAACATCTAGTCACTAGTACAAGATTCAACATCTAGTCACTAGTACAAGATTCAACATCCAGTCACTAGTACAAGGCGATGGAAAAGATTCAACATCTAGTCACTAGTACAAGATTCGACATCTAGTCACTAGTACAAGACGATGCCAAAATTTAGGTTTATCAAGTCGTAGAGTCAGAGTGATGTGAGTAGATGAAGGTAGAATGATTTGTCATATCTTGGAGTCTTAATATATCTATTGCTATTAACATTAACCATAGctagtttatttgtttatgtacatgtatagtattcTTGTAAATCCATAGCTTACTGGATTTTTAGAAGAGACAGTTGGCTTACCTGAAGTTATGGGTACTGGACCCAGCTTTCTATGTGTTAACAATTTGGAAGTGTGCAAATCAAGTCTGAAACTGAATAGACTCTACACTTAATGAATTTTGTTTTCTCAGCATATGCAACAATTTGAGATGTTCCGTAAAACCTGGAAGTTACTTGAATTGTCAATGGTGTGTACTTGTTTGGAAttcatttgaattgaaatcCCAGTGGAAATTAACCACATGATTACCAAAGTACACAGATGAACCAAAGATCAAGGGTCAAGATTTATAAACATACTTGATGTATTGAATATAAATGTTACTGAGATACTAttcccaatgtttttcttaattcagccaagaaaatatgagtgatctaAGGTGCCTTGTTACTACAAGTCACAAAATGAGAACTGACAGAACCCTTAAGTCACTAGTATTTTCTGACTAAATGAAGAAATGTATTGGGAATGATAAGATTATATGAGAGGAAGTAATGTTATGACAAATCTAGAAAagtaatggtgatttggaaagttttgaacacaacagaacaaATGGTGTGAACACATtgtattgttgtgatgtagaacaaccacgATATACATTCTATGTTGTGTTCAATTTGGCTTGTTCATGGTATAAGAAATTCTTTTTAAACTACAATATTTTCAGTTCAATTTATGTTTATTATATAGTTCCAGGTTGTAGTGCATGTTACAATTttaaatcaatgaaaatatgATTATTTTACACAAGTCAGGATGTCacgtttattttgacaatttgcatattcagaCTTTATAAAACGTTTTCTTGTATGTTTCAATAAAGATTTAAGAACTCTCATAATTATTGTGTAAATCataatatgtgtgtttgttttacagTGTATGAAGGTATAGTGATGTCGGTAAACAAGGGGAGTATATTGGTGACAATGGGGTACATGACATGATTGGTGACAATGGggtacatgatacatgattgGTGACAATGGGGTACATGACATGATTGGTGAAAATGGGGTACATGACACAGGATTGGTGACAGTGGGGTACATGACACAGGATTGGTGACAATGGGGTACATGGCACGTTTGGTGACAATTGGGTACATGGCGTGATTGAATGAGCAAATGACATCAAAAGACCTCGCAATGCGTTatataatttttgtttgttcttCGAGGGCAATAGTGATGGCAAGGTCATAAGACCTTTAATATGTTCTCGGAGTCggaaatatattttgacatgttaATGTATAATGTGTTACAAGTGATGTATCCACTAATCACTTTAATGTGGGGATGGGGTTGGAGGTATGGCTCTAGATGTATTTATACAATTGTCAGCACAACTGCACTGAAGTTCAGTACAACAGTAGTGGTTTGGGCAtgctgtatgtgtgtgtgtctgtctgtcagtgtgagTGATGTAAACACAATCAAATAGTGCCAGGCCTTCGTGTAAAGTGAATCCATTCATTTCTGATGCAAAAATATACTctgaacattaaaaaaaaataaccccGGTATAGAAGACTCCTAATATGAATAAGGGTT from Glandiceps talaboti chromosome 22, keGlaTala1.1, whole genome shotgun sequence includes the following:
- the LOC144452158 gene encoding serine/arginine-rich splicing factor 7-like isoform X2: MSEFDRTYGGYRIFVGDLGPRVGKYELEREFEYYGPLINVWVARTVCGRRVRVEHARPMPPRGSRRPPPPRRWDPSMKCYTCGERGHFARDCDRDHYRSSRRSSRYSRSRSRSPIRSRSRSRSHSRSAGGYSRSRSRSYSPGRR
- the LOC144452158 gene encoding serine/arginine-rich splicing factor 7-like isoform X1: MSEFDRTYGGYRIFVGDLGPRVGKYELEREFEYYGPLINVWVARNPPGFAFLVYKYKEDADRAARALDGRTVCGRRVRVEHARPMPPRGSRRPPPPRRWDPSMKCYTCGERGHFARDCDRDHYRSSRRSSRYSRSRSRSPIRSRSRSRSHSRSAGGYSRSRSRSYSPGRR